The proteins below are encoded in one region of Candidatus Saccharimonadales bacterium:
- a CDS encoding NUDIX domain-containing protein, whose amino-acid sequence MPGDKGAMHPIKQDILEKLILSQGLRFAALRPVEVENNHFIYYLRQLQDEGMVEKTDNLYHLSAQGKQEAERMSLAGLSVRLQPKIVTAPVCFRDDRQEVLLFQWAREPGYGRYSLVNGKLHFGESALSAVERELLEKTGLKTKLKWAGNVYIREFGRGECKKHQLSHVFVGDDPTGEIIKCTAGVAVWVPINTLITLDLLPGTREIIDLLDIGRLFYEELELS is encoded by the coding sequence ATGCCTGGAGATAAAGGTGCTATGCATCCAATAAAACAAGACATTTTAGAAAAGCTTATCCTGAGTCAAGGATTGCGCTTTGCAGCATTACGGCCAGTCGAAGTTGAGAATAACCACTTCATCTACTACCTCAGGCAACTCCAAGACGAGGGCATGGTAGAGAAGACTGATAATCTCTACCACTTGAGTGCACAGGGTAAGCAGGAGGCCGAGCGTATGAGTTTGGCTGGTTTAAGCGTACGTCTGCAGCCTAAGATCGTCACCGCCCCCGTTTGCTTTCGAGATGATCGGCAAGAGGTGCTTCTTTTCCAGTGGGCTAGAGAGCCTGGGTACGGTAGGTACAGCTTGGTTAACGGTAAGCTCCACTTCGGGGAGTCGGCCCTCTCAGCTGTCGAACGTGAGTTATTAGAAAAGACCGGTCTCAAAACAAAACTTAAGTGGGCCGGTAACGTGTACATTCGTGAGTTCGGGCGTGGTGAGTGTAAGAAACACCAATTATCTCATGTATTTGTAGGGGACGACCCGACCGGAGAAATTATTAAGTGCACGGCTGGGGTGGCAGTCTGGGTGCCCATAAACACTCTGATTACTCTCGATCTCTTACCAGGCACTCGGGAGATTATAGACCTGCTAGATATAGGTAGGCTGTTCTATGAAGAACTCGAGCTTAGCTAA
- a CDS encoding deaminase: MTNQAIVAYVPALHQGYINFFQHHVGDIYLIGEDLLKEIPRLDRDIRAIEPNIMRRAVDSIETTKKIGVLNKKTIKTTLNKYDTIVMPDEDVSQLIIDKYLDRKKVKLISTFLRWDRQISTQDSEAPAHRQLSSQKLDVELMAKAVDEAQKSPDWWRQVGSLVTKGGTILLLAHNRPLVAKDYSSNTFGDPRSNFDAGEFIEVSKAIHSEAALIARAAHNGTALEGASLYVTTFPCPVCAKLVAEAGISKVYYTEGYSRLDAGDIFATYDIELIKVEL; this comes from the coding sequence ATGACGAACCAAGCTATAGTCGCCTATGTCCCTGCGCTTCATCAGGGTTATATAAATTTTTTTCAGCACCATGTGGGTGATATATACCTGATTGGCGAAGACTTACTGAAAGAAATACCCCGACTCGATCGAGATATAAGAGCTATAGAGCCCAATATAATGCGCCGCGCAGTCGACAGTATCGAAACCACTAAAAAGATCGGCGTCCTTAATAAGAAGACTATCAAAACTACACTGAATAAATACGACACGATAGTTATGCCGGACGAAGACGTATCTCAGCTGATTATAGACAAGTACCTCGACCGCAAGAAGGTTAAACTAATCTCCACTTTCCTCCGTTGGGACCGACAGATTAGTACGCAAGACAGTGAGGCCCCGGCTCACCGCCAACTCTCAAGCCAGAAGTTAGACGTAGAGCTAATGGCTAAAGCAGTTGATGAAGCTCAGAAGAGCCCGGACTGGTGGCGACAGGTGGGATCACTCGTAACTAAGGGCGGTACTATACTCCTGCTAGCCCACAATCGACCGTTGGTGGCTAAAGACTACTCCTCTAACACATTCGGCGATCCGCGTAGTAATTTCGACGCCGGTGAATTTATCGAGGTATCAAAAGCGATACATAGTGAGGCCGCCCTCATTGCCCGAGCGGCCCACAATGGTACTGCACTAGAAGGAGCCAGCCTCTACGTCACTACTTTCCCTTGCCCCGTTTGCGCTAAGCTGGTTGCCGAAGCAGGCATTAGCAAAGTCTACTACACCGAAGGGTACTCCCGACTTGATGCTGGAGATATCTTTGCCACCTACGATATCGAACTAATTAAAGTAGAGCTTTAA
- a CDS encoding adenylyltransferase/cytidyltransferase family protein, producing MSRKKVVSIPDIAVVKQNSSNSAQRLIADFETLSEFLTLLRADNHKIVLTQGVYDLIHEGHAKYLEMAKSYGDILIVGIDSDELTRKRKGKSRPIVPEKERIEMLVHLRHVDLVFLRQLDHDIGDLIRAVKPDILVTSSSTGDFPDDLKKEYEEHCGQIVTLTPQSTTSTTARIRRLTIDGAEQLAEEIHTLTKQFIERIRNK from the coding sequence ATGTCAAGAAAAAAGGTGGTGTCTATACCTGATATAGCTGTTGTTAAACAAAACAGCAGCAACTCTGCTCAACGCCTAATCGCTGATTTTGAGACTTTAAGTGAATTTCTAACCCTCTTACGGGCAGATAATCACAAGATTGTGTTAACCCAGGGTGTTTACGATTTAATACACGAAGGACATGCTAAATATCTCGAAATGGCCAAGTCGTACGGCGATATTTTAATTGTCGGCATCGATTCCGATGAACTCACCCGCAAACGTAAAGGCAAAAGCCGTCCGATCGTACCCGAAAAGGAACGAATTGAGATGTTAGTCCACTTACGTCATGTCGACCTAGTATTTTTACGCCAGCTCGACCACGACATCGGCGATCTGATTCGCGCGGTTAAACCGGATATTCTGGTAACTTCCTCCAGCACCGGGGACTTTCCAGATGATCTAAAAAAAGAGTATGAAGAGCACTGCGGCCAGATAGTCACTCTCACGCCTCAATCTACTACTTCTACGACGGCGCGCATCAGACGTCTGACAATCGACGGAGCGGAGCAGCTAGCGGAAGAGATACACACCCTTACTAAACAGTTCATAGAGAGAATTCGTAATAAATGA
- a CDS encoding HIT domain-containing protein — protein sequence MNESKDTPPTTVYLPNARQADQRAAMESIAERGICFMCPEHIPEFYGEKDDIIAEGEHSFLVHNGYPYENTDYHIMAIPKLHATSIQELSDEFLTEAFGYFKDLEQKFAIKGGAIAMRFGDPSETGATVHHLHIHFIVPAQGVDFSQKPLLFHITPRRQ from the coding sequence ATGAACGAATCTAAAGACACCCCACCAACCACAGTTTATCTCCCTAATGCCCGTCAGGCAGATCAACGTGCCGCGATGGAGAGCATCGCTGAACGCGGAATCTGTTTTATGTGTCCCGAACACATTCCTGAATTCTACGGCGAGAAAGACGATATCATTGCTGAAGGCGAACACTCATTTCTAGTGCATAACGGCTATCCGTACGAGAATACCGACTACCACATCATGGCCATTCCTAAACTTCATGCTACTAGTATCCAAGAGCTAAGCGATGAGTTCTTAACTGAGGCCTTCGGTTACTTCAAGGACTTAGAACAGAAATTTGCTATCAAGGGTGGCGCTATCGCTATGCGTTTCGGTGACCCCTCAGAAACGGGCGCGACTGTCCACCATCTGCACATCCACTTTATAGTACCGGCTCAAGGAGTAGACTTTAGTCAAAAACCGCTACTCTTTCATATCACCCCGCGCCGGCAGTAA
- a CDS encoding dihydrofolate reductase: MAPEKTIVVAYDRNRTIGYKGSMPWHGQLPADLRHFKELTFGHAVVMGRHTYESIGRPLPNRHNIVLTKQRDLQLLGCTVVNSLESAYESAADEGGIYVIGGSRVYSIAMPTVDRLVVTEIEADFPGDTYFPEIPPEWQEVSRSQTYEVDENNRYPYTFVEYERI; encoded by the coding sequence ATGGCTCCTGAAAAAACAATAGTCGTCGCTTACGACAGAAACCGAACCATCGGCTACAAGGGATCGATGCCGTGGCACGGCCAGTTACCGGCAGATTTGCGTCATTTTAAGGAGCTTACCTTCGGCCACGCAGTTGTTATGGGAAGACACACCTATGAATCAATCGGTCGACCCCTACCTAATAGACATAACATCGTCTTAACTAAACAGCGAGATCTACAGCTTCTCGGCTGCACCGTAGTCAACTCACTCGAATCAGCTTACGAGAGTGCCGCCGATGAGGGGGGTATCTACGTGATTGGGGGCAGTAGGGTCTATAGTATCGCTATGCCGACTGTAGATAGACTCGTAGTAACAGAGATTGAGGCCGACTTCCCTGGGGATACCTACTTCCCGGAGATTCCTCCCGAATGGCAAGAAGTATCCCGTAGTCAAACTTACGAGGTTGATGAAAACAACCGATATCCCTACACTTTTGTTGAATATGAACGAATCTAA
- the thyA gene encoding thymidylate synthase, whose product MSAEFIDPIGYNEDREPDTQYRQLLEEIMLRGEEEVTALKLDEEGVERPATARYIDMHTMRYDLTNGFPLITERNLSKVFPKAIGELVGFMNGAHTLDELESYGMPRKWWEGQVTPEMTAMLGLAEGDLGSASYGPNLAAFPDRNGEPFNQIKAMVDQIRHLPQLRRHMITSWYPPESFRAPGYDSKVIVAPCHGTVLHARVTANGDLTLKHFQRSGDVPVGVVNNIAQWAAFTVMLAQATGYRPKAYIHVISDAHIYENQFEKVEELLDRAPKPLPRVLVSNEVPVDPDIRSDKSPSDAPRSDIFSYRPDDFQLDEYDAHPYFHIPTPQ is encoded by the coding sequence ATGAGTGCAGAATTTATAGATCCTATAGGATACAACGAGGATAGAGAGCCGGATACGCAGTACCGGCAGCTACTAGAGGAAATTATGCTCCGAGGCGAGGAAGAAGTAACTGCGCTCAAACTTGACGAGGAAGGTGTAGAGCGACCGGCCACTGCCCGTTATATCGACATGCATACCATGCGCTACGATCTTACTAATGGATTCCCGCTCATCACTGAACGTAACTTAAGCAAAGTATTTCCCAAAGCTATCGGTGAACTTGTCGGCTTCATGAACGGAGCTCACACTTTAGATGAGTTAGAGAGCTACGGCATGCCACGTAAATGGTGGGAAGGCCAGGTCACACCTGAAATGACCGCTATGCTTGGGCTAGCTGAAGGTGACCTCGGCAGCGCCTCATATGGCCCCAACCTAGCTGCATTCCCAGATCGGAACGGGGAGCCATTTAACCAAATCAAAGCCATGGTTGACCAGATTCGTCACCTACCTCAGCTCCGCCGCCATATGATAACTTCGTGGTATCCACCCGAAAGTTTTCGAGCACCAGGGTATGATTCGAAGGTTATCGTTGCACCTTGTCACGGTACCGTACTGCACGCCCGGGTTACAGCGAACGGTGATCTTACACTGAAGCATTTCCAACGAAGCGGTGATGTGCCAGTAGGTGTTGTCAATAACATTGCCCAGTGGGCCGCCTTTACCGTAATGCTAGCTCAAGCTACCGGTTATCGACCGAAAGCTTACATTCACGTCATATCAGATGCACATATTTATGAGAATCAGTTTGAAAAGGTAGAAGAACTGCTAGATAGAGCGCCGAAGCCACTGCCGCGAGTCCTGGTTTCTAACGAAGTACCTGTCGATCCTGATATTCGATCTGATAAATCACCGTCTGATGCACCTCGTAGTGATATCTTTAGTTATCGCCCCGATGATTTCCAGCTGGATGAATACGATGCTCACCCTTACTTCCATATACCGACCCCGCAATAA
- a CDS encoding GGDEF domain-containing protein, producing the protein MINELARQSSNELNDLAQEAFIRDRMSDMRDTIQLQQREIERLTTEKNIDHLTQVVNRSGFELLIDEEWSKLKRRRHDNPNTARLSLICIDVDDFKIINDSYGHPAGDAALKTVTDAMNARLRENDIIARFGGDEFVIALLDADEDDALGIAVDLVRLVAGTDISYNGRTEFNCTISAGVSSLSDQTNWTELYKQADDALYATKEAGKGHVLSYRQLTQ; encoded by the coding sequence ATGATAAATGAACTCGCACGCCAGTCTAGTAATGAGCTGAACGACCTAGCGCAGGAAGCCTTTATCCGTGACCGCATGAGCGATATGCGCGATACTATCCAGCTCCAACAGCGTGAGATCGAACGGTTGACGACGGAGAAGAACATCGATCATCTCACTCAGGTAGTAAATCGTAGTGGCTTTGAGCTGTTAATTGACGAGGAATGGAGTAAGCTTAAGCGACGCCGACACGACAACCCTAATACGGCCCGGCTATCTCTAATCTGCATCGATGTAGATGATTTTAAAATTATCAACGACTCCTATGGCCACCCAGCCGGAGACGCAGCTTTAAAGACGGTTACTGACGCGATGAATGCTCGTCTGCGTGAGAATGACATTATCGCGCGTTTTGGTGGAGATGAGTTCGTGATAGCTCTACTCGATGCCGATGAAGATGACGCTCTAGGGATTGCCGTCGACCTAGTCCGCCTGGTTGCCGGTACCGACATCAGCTATAACGGTAGAACTGAGTTCAACTGTACCATCTCGGCCGGGGTTAGCTCATTGAGCGATCAGACAAACTGGACAGAACTTTACAAACAGGCCGACGATGCCCTCTACGCCACTAAGGAAGCCGGTAAGGGGCATGTACTGTCCTACCGACAACTTACACAGTAG
- the rplJ gene encoding 50S ribosomal protein L10, with translation MAISRTQKEAQVEALKEEFTQSSMTVMTAYSGLTVHEAQALRKQMRELGGNFRVVKNAMFKLAVADSFKDLDLSQLEGPIAVAFGYSDPVAPAKTISDYAKKHESLTPLGAFNAQGEWFDATQVAKLASLPSREQLTAQLVGTIAAPLSGFVSVLQGNLRGLVTVLDGVAQAKEA, from the coding sequence ATGGCAATTTCTCGTACACAAAAAGAAGCCCAGGTTGAAGCTCTGAAAGAAGAGTTCACTCAAAGCAGTATGACCGTAATGACGGCCTATAGTGGTCTAACGGTGCATGAGGCGCAAGCGCTGCGCAAGCAGATGCGTGAACTGGGCGGAAACTTCCGCGTGGTAAAGAACGCGATGTTCAAACTGGCCGTAGCCGACAGCTTTAAGGATCTCGATCTCTCACAGCTCGAAGGGCCGATCGCCGTCGCCTTCGGTTACAGTGACCCGGTAGCACCGGCTAAAACTATCAGTGACTACGCTAAGAAACATGAGTCATTGACACCACTAGGCGCTTTTAACGCTCAGGGTGAATGGTTCGATGCCACCCAGGTGGCTAAACTGGCCAGCCTGCCAAGTCGCGAGCAGTTGACGGCGCAACTGGTAGGTACTATCGCAGCTCCACTAAGTGGATTCGTTAGCGTCCTACAGGGTAACCTGCGTGGACTAGTAACGGTTCTCGACGGCGTCGCACAGGCTAAGGAAGCATAA